From the genome of Candidatus Electrothrix communis, one region includes:
- a CDS encoding DUF2326 domain-containing protein: protein MLTIKRLYSEPTLFEPIKFNNGFNIIFGETTDKTVKTNGVGKSLCVEFINYALLKDHARSRVSKIPKNDLPENFEICLDFEIDDKSITIRRNVFKDEYPRLLVNGKEKPLASKSEVLEYLTSLTFGTTSTNESPSFRSMLGPLIRDEKSEFKSIIKCFDTDKRIPPNYEPHLYLLGVNPAPYNQAGQLFRDLDKIRAAKSKVKENIEILTGKNVSEAKADLNDLKNQVEKTQKDIDQLENIEGFDIVKSEIIELEDIIEEKHTRQEVLKSELSKIQLFKGDNYIDEDEVADLYNQFKDGLGDLIKKELSEVSAFKKKIDDFQRSLINERKEYVVSELNVISEELKALDKRYKEKTSLLDQEGIFKSLKRTIAIHQQKIEEYSSLNSFLEAYSHYEQERKDKDIKRKNQIHLLDSYIIEAKDSVKDIENIILEIHEYVYGNQQCSFEVNVKNNKEIVKFDLRIHDDGSHSIDREKVFFYDYALLTLSETNEKHPGLLIHDNIFEVDRDTLVRNLNYIHKTLRKLSNRQYILTLNRDMISQEDLENINLDFDDFTCAAFTKQKRFLSIDYQELS, encoded by the coding sequence ATGTTAACGATTAAAAGACTATACAGCGAACCAACCTTATTTGAACCAATAAAATTCAATAATGGGTTCAATATTATATTTGGCGAAACAACCGACAAAACCGTTAAAACCAACGGCGTTGGTAAGTCTTTGTGTGTAGAATTTATTAACTATGCATTATTGAAAGATCATGCCAGAAGTAGGGTCTCAAAAATTCCCAAAAATGACCTTCCTGAAAACTTTGAAATCTGTTTGGATTTTGAAATTGACGACAAGTCAATCACAATACGACGAAATGTATTTAAAGACGAATACCCACGACTTTTAGTAAACGGAAAAGAAAAACCTTTAGCATCCAAAAGTGAGGTATTAGAATATTTGACTTCCTTAACTTTCGGCACAACAAGCACAAATGAATCACCTTCTTTTAGGTCTATGCTAGGGCCACTAATTCGTGATGAAAAATCTGAATTTAAGTCGATTATTAAATGCTTTGATACCGACAAAAGAATACCCCCGAATTACGAGCCTCACCTGTATTTACTCGGGGTGAATCCAGCTCCGTACAATCAAGCGGGACAACTCTTTCGGGACTTGGACAAAATTAGAGCTGCAAAATCAAAAGTAAAAGAAAATATTGAAATTTTAACAGGTAAAAATGTTTCTGAAGCTAAAGCTGATCTCAATGACCTAAAGAATCAAGTTGAAAAAACACAGAAAGACATCGATCAGCTTGAAAACATCGAGGGATTCGATATTGTTAAATCTGAAATTATCGAACTAGAAGATATAATAGAAGAAAAACATACTCGGCAAGAAGTTTTGAAGTCTGAACTTTCAAAAATTCAGCTATTTAAAGGTGATAATTACATTGATGAAGATGAAGTTGCAGATCTTTATAATCAATTCAAAGATGGGCTAGGCGACCTTATCAAAAAAGAACTTTCTGAAGTATCGGCTTTCAAAAAGAAGATTGATGATTTCCAACGCTCATTAATTAATGAACGTAAAGAATATGTAGTTAGCGAACTTAACGTAATTTCTGAAGAATTGAAAGCTTTAGACAAGCGATATAAAGAAAAAACATCATTGCTTGATCAAGAGGGAATTTTTAAAAGCTTGAAAAGGACTATAGCGATTCATCAACAAAAAATAGAAGAATACTCTTCTCTGAATTCCTTTCTTGAGGCATATAGCCATTACGAACAAGAACGTAAAGACAAGGATATTAAAAGAAAAAATCAAATTCACTTACTAGATTCATATATCATTGAAGCTAAAGATTCCGTAAAAGATATAGAAAATATAATCTTAGAAATTCATGAATATGTTTACGGAAATCAACAGTGCTCTTTTGAAGTTAACGTGAAAAATAACAAAGAAATAGTCAAATTTGACTTGCGGATTCACGACGATGGAAGTCATAGTATTGACCGAGAAAAAGTCTTCTTCTATGACTATGCTTTACTTACCTTATCAGAAACCAACGAAAAGCATCCCGGATTGCTTATTCATGACAACATCTTCGAGGTAGACAGAGATACTCTGGTAAGAAATTTAAACTATATTCATAAAACTCTAAGAAAATTATCAAATAGGCAATATATACTTACCCTTAACAGAGATATGATTTCTCAAGAAGACCTGGAGAACATTAATCTTGACTTTGACGATTTCACATGCGCCGCATTCACAAAGCAAAAAAGATTTTTAAGTATTGATTATCAGGAACTGTCATAA
- a CDS encoding SMEK domain-containing protein, translating to MTKKQEYITKIINLLTRLPKLVESSNKLNLTDANNFSEDFYEQLLNLVYGYNLKNANQFAPNAAAIDLQDLKNKIAIQVTSTSSLTKTKRTVDKFIEYKLFNSYDRLIILNIVKKSKHKEEKIGDENFKINTQKDIWDIDNVLKKIKYINNIEQIKSIQDFLVKELHDQPTSTLPNEVNTILAMIELLSNEQHPDAGYGFIEDPDPNNKIHKRFSDHAEHLTNRYYDLYIEYGKVLTTINEESDIGSQALRRAGTYLKGYSDDVLTKCGGNPREALQRLVDAFKSHLSNLGFSFDSCAAEFYIVDQLIKCNVFPNRMVKNG from the coding sequence AATCAATCTACTTACGCGCCTGCCGAAGCTGGTGGAATCGAGCAATAAGCTCAACCTGACTGACGCAAACAATTTCTCTGAAGACTTCTACGAGCAGTTGTTGAACCTGGTTTACGGTTACAACTTAAAGAACGCGAACCAATTTGCTCCAAACGCCGCTGCGATAGACCTACAAGATTTAAAAAATAAAATCGCAATTCAGGTAACTTCTACATCCAGTCTAACAAAAACTAAACGTACTGTAGATAAATTTATTGAATACAAGTTGTTCAACAGCTACGACAGATTAATAATTCTAAACATCGTTAAAAAAAGCAAACACAAAGAAGAAAAAATTGGTGATGAAAATTTCAAAATTAACACTCAAAAAGATATTTGGGACATTGACAATGTTTTAAAAAAAATTAAATACATAAACAACATAGAGCAAATTAAATCCATTCAGGACTTTCTGGTCAAAGAATTGCACGATCAGCCTACATCTACTCTGCCAAATGAAGTTAATACTATTTTGGCAATGATTGAATTGCTCAGCAATGAACAACACCCGGATGCAGGTTATGGCTTTATTGAAGATCCAGATCCAAACAACAAGATACATAAACGTTTTTCCGATCATGCGGAACACTTGACAAATAGATACTATGACCTTTATATCGAATACGGAAAAGTATTAACCACAATAAACGAAGAAAGTGATATAGGATCACAGGCATTACGTAGAGCGGGAACGTACTTAAAAGGTTACAGCGATGATGTGCTAACCAAATGCGGTGGTAATCCCAGAGAAGCCTTACAACGACTAGTAGATGCCTTTAAAAGTCACCTTTCTAACCTCGGATTTTCCTTTGACTCATGTGCTGCCGAGTTCTACATAGTAGACCAATTAATCAAGTGCAATGTCTTTCCTAATAGGATGGTGAAAAATGGCTAA